A stretch of Pseudomonas sp. 7SR1 DNA encodes these proteins:
- a CDS encoding FadR/GntR family transcriptional regulator, with protein sequence MENPIDLPRLPRKRRSLAQELVTVLSEQIRDGVLKRGDKLPTESAIMEAHGVSRTVVREAISRLQAAGQVETRHGIGTFVLDTPSPSGFRIDPATVVTLRDVLAILELRISLEVESAGLAAQRRTDEQLATMRAALDALSESAAHATDAVASDFAFHLEIALSTGNRYFTDIMTHLGTSIIPRTRVNSARLAHDDQQHYMDRLSREHEEIYEAIARQDSDAARAAMRLHLTNSRERLRQAHEEAQAQG encoded by the coding sequence ATGGAAAACCCCATCGATTTACCACGCCTCCCCCGCAAGCGCCGCAGCCTGGCGCAGGAGCTGGTGACGGTGTTGTCCGAGCAGATCCGCGACGGCGTGCTCAAGCGGGGCGATAAACTGCCCACCGAGTCGGCGATCATGGAGGCCCACGGTGTAAGTCGTACCGTGGTTCGCGAGGCGATTTCCCGCTTGCAGGCGGCCGGCCAGGTGGAAACCCGCCATGGCATCGGCACGTTCGTGCTGGACACGCCCAGCCCGAGCGGTTTCCGTATCGATCCGGCCACGGTGGTCACGTTGCGTGATGTGCTGGCGATCCTGGAATTGCGCATCAGTCTGGAGGTGGAGTCGGCCGGGCTCGCCGCCCAGCGCCGCACCGACGAGCAATTGGCAACGATGCGCGCCGCCCTCGATGCCTTGAGCGAGAGCGCGGCCCACGCCACCGATGCGGTGGCCTCGGACTTCGCCTTCCACCTGGAAATCGCCCTGTCCACCGGCAACCGTTATTTCACCGACATCATGACCCACCTGGGCACCAGCATCATCCCGCGCACCCGCGTGAACTCGGCGCGCCTGGCCCATGACGACCAGCAACACTACATGGACCGCCTGAGCCGTGAGCACGAGGAAATCTACGAGGCCATCGCCCGCCAGGACTCCGACGCCGCCCGTGCCGCGATGCGCTTGCACCTGACCAACAGCCGCGAGCGGTTGCGCCAGGCCCATGAAGAGGCCCAGGCGCAGGGCTAG
- a CDS encoding SIMPL domain-containing protein (The SIMPL domain is named for its presence in mouse protein SIMPL (signalling molecule that associates with mouse pelle-like kinase). Bacterial member BP26, from Brucella, was shown to assemble into a channel-like structure, while YggE from E. coli has been associated with resistance to oxidative stress.) yields MHTFSRHAALLAVSLGTVASLPAMAADELHYNQISLRAEASQEVARDLMIVTLYTEDQNADPAKLAAAVSTTLNKAIGQAKQVKDITLRQGSRNSYPIYDSKGQKITGWRERAELRLESADFAALSKLTGELLTDMKMGGMDFAISTATRQSSENALLKDAVNAFKARAQLATEALGGKGYKIVNLNLNTNGYPQPFMRPQMMMKGASMDAESVTPEVAPGTSQVSMTADGAIEVLMQ; encoded by the coding sequence ATGCACACGTTCAGTCGCCACGCCGCCCTGCTCGCCGTCAGCCTCGGCACCGTCGCCAGCCTGCCGGCCATGGCCGCCGACGAGCTTCACTACAACCAGATTTCCCTGCGCGCCGAAGCCAGCCAGGAAGTGGCCCGTGACCTGATGATCGTCACCCTCTACACCGAGGACCAGAACGCCGACCCGGCCAAGCTCGCCGCCGCCGTCAGCACGACGCTGAACAAGGCCATCGGCCAGGCCAAGCAGGTCAAGGACATCACCCTGCGCCAGGGCAGCCGCAACAGCTACCCGATCTACGACAGCAAAGGCCAGAAAATCACCGGCTGGCGCGAACGCGCCGAACTGCGCCTGGAAAGCGCCGACTTCGCCGCCCTGTCCAAGCTGACCGGCGAACTGCTCACCGACATGAAAATGGGCGGCATGGACTTCGCCATCTCCACCGCCACCCGCCAGAGCAGCGAAAACGCCCTGCTCAAGGACGCGGTCAACGCCTTCAAGGCCCGCGCCCAACTGGCCACCGAGGCCTTGGGCGGCAAGGGTTACAAAATCGTCAACCTGAACCTCAACACCAACGGTTATCCACAACCCTTCATGCGCCCGCAAATGATGATGAAAGGCGCGTCCATGGATGCGGAGTCCGTGACGCCGGAAGTGGCACCCGGTACCAGTCAAGTGAGCATGACGGCGGATGGGGCGATTGAGGTGTTGATGCAGTAA
- a CDS encoding ABC transporter substrate-binding protein: MDRTTFKPLLLTLALIGSIPMAQAATTLVYCSEASPAGFDPSQYTSGTDFDASAETVFNRLTQFRRGGTEVEPGLATSWEVSADGLAYTFHLREGVKFHTTDYFTPTREFNADDVLFTFQRLLDPQHPFRQAYPTESPYFTDMGLNTTIKRVEKIDQHTVRFDLNNVDAAFVQNLAMSFASVQSAEYAAQLLKEGKAGDLNQKPVGTGPFVFKRYQKDSQIRYAGNKAYWKPEDVRIDNLIFSITPDAAVRLQKLKRNECQVSGYPRPADIEVMEQDPNLQVLKQPGFNLGFLAYNVTHPPLDQLKVRQALDMAIDKPAIIKAVYQGAGQLAQNALPPAQWSFDPAIRDAPHDVTKAKALLEEAGVAPGTTIDLWAMTVQRASNPNARMSAQMIQQDWARIGIKANIVSYEWGEYIKRAKNGEHDAMIYGWTGDNGDPDNWLGVLYSCAAVKGSNYAKWCDPAYDRLVQQAKVSTDRQRRIDLYRQAQQILKQQVPITPIANSTVFQPINKQVVDFKLSPFGLTPFYGVGLHK; this comes from the coding sequence ATGGACAGAACCACCTTCAAACCACTCCTACTCACCCTCGCCCTGATCGGCAGCATTCCAATGGCCCAGGCCGCCACCACCCTGGTCTACTGCTCCGAAGCCAGCCCCGCCGGATTCGACCCCAGCCAGTACACCAGCGGTACCGACTTCGACGCCTCGGCCGAAACCGTCTTCAACCGCCTCACCCAATTCAGACGCGGTGGCACCGAGGTGGAACCGGGGCTGGCGACAAGCTGGGAGGTGTCGGCCGACGGCCTGGCCTACACCTTCCACCTGCGCGAGGGCGTCAAGTTCCACACCACCGACTATTTCACCCCCACCCGCGAGTTCAATGCAGACGACGTGCTGTTCACCTTCCAGCGCCTGCTCGACCCGCAGCATCCGTTCCGCCAGGCCTACCCCACCGAGTCGCCGTACTTCACCGACATGGGCCTGAACACCACGATCAAGCGCGTCGAGAAAATCGACCAGCACACCGTACGCTTCGACTTGAACAACGTCGATGCGGCCTTCGTGCAGAACCTGGCGATGAGTTTCGCCTCGGTCCAGTCCGCCGAATACGCCGCGCAGCTATTGAAGGAAGGCAAGGCCGGCGACCTCAACCAGAAACCGGTCGGCACCGGCCCGTTCGTGTTCAAGCGCTACCAGAAGGACTCGCAGATCCGCTACGCCGGCAACAAGGCCTACTGGAAACCCGAGGATGTGAGGATCGACAACCTGATCTTCTCCATCACCCCCGACGCCGCCGTGCGCCTGCAGAAGCTCAAGCGCAACGAATGCCAGGTCAGCGGCTACCCGCGTCCGGCCGACATCGAAGTGATGGAACAGGACCCCAACCTGCAAGTGCTCAAGCAGCCGGGATTCAACCTGGGCTTCCTGGCCTACAACGTCACGCACCCGCCCCTGGACCAGCTCAAGGTCCGCCAGGCACTGGACATGGCCATCGATAAGCCGGCGATCATCAAGGCTGTCTACCAGGGCGCCGGCCAACTGGCGCAGAACGCCTTGCCGCCGGCGCAATGGTCGTTCGATCCGGCCATACGCGATGCGCCCCATGACGTGACCAAGGCCAAGGCGCTCCTCGAGGAGGCCGGGGTTGCGCCAGGTACTACCATCGATTTATGGGCGATGACGGTGCAGCGCGCCTCCAACCCCAACGCCCGGATGTCGGCGCAGATGATCCAACAGGATTGGGCCAGGATCGGCATCAAGGCCAACATCGTCAGCTATGAGTGGGGCGAGTACATCAAGCGCGCCAAGAACGGCGAGCACGACGCGATGATCTACGGCTGGACCGGCGACAACGGCGACCCCGACAACTGGCTGGGGGTGCTCTACAGTTGCGCGGCGGTCAAGGGCAGCAACTACGCCAAGTGGTGCGACCCGGCCTATGACCGCCTGGTCCAGCAAGCCAAGGTCTCCACCGACCGCCAGCGACGGATCGACCTGTATCGCCAGGCGCAGCAGATCCTCAAGCAACAGGTGCCCATCACCCCCATTGCCAACTCCACGGTGTTCCAACCGATAAACAAACAGGTGGTGGATTTCAAGCTCAGTCCGTTTGGCCTGACACCCTTCTACGGCGTGGGTTTGCACAAGTAA
- a CDS encoding type II toxin-antitoxin system Phd/YefM family antitoxin, whose product MHVITFSQARAALKQTMDDVCRDHEPTVITRQRGDHVVILSLEDYNSMAETMYLLGTESNATRLRRSVALHKAGKAFARELPLNVGKTETEEQS is encoded by the coding sequence ATGCATGTAATAACTTTCAGCCAGGCTCGTGCCGCCCTGAAGCAGACGATGGACGATGTATGCCGAGATCATGAGCCGACGGTCATCACCCGTCAGCGTGGTGATCATGTAGTGATCCTCTCCTTGGAGGACTACAACTCTATGGCCGAGACGATGTATCTGTTAGGTACAGAGTCGAATGCCACGCGCTTACGCCGTTCTGTTGCGCTGCACAAAGCCGGGAAAGCCTTTGCCAGGGAGCTTCCTTTAAATGTCGGCAAAACAGAAACAGAAGAACAAAGCTAA
- a CDS encoding ABC transporter substrate-binding protein, whose protein sequence is MLKHAVIPFLVGASLLASAPFAQAAANLVFCSEGSPAGFDPGQYTTGTDFDASAETIFNRLTQFERGGTAVIPGLATKWDISEDGLTYTFHLREGVKFHTTPYFKPTRTFNADDVLFTFNRMISKDDPFRKAYPTEFPYFTDMGMDTNIAKVEKLDDKTVRFTLNAVDAAFIQNMAMHFASIQSAEYAAQLLKEGKPADINQKPIGTGPFVFKSYQKDSNIRFTGNKEYWNPDDVKIDNLIFAITTDPSVRIQKLKKNECQVTLFPRPADLKAIREDKNLKMPDQPGFNLGYIAYNVMDKIKGSDQPNPMAQLKVRQALDMAVNKQQIIDSVYQGAGQLAVNAMPPTQWSYDTTIKDAQYNPEKAKELLKEAGIKEGTEITLWAMPVQRPYNPNAKLMAEMLQSDWAKIGIKAKIVTYEWGEYIKRSKGGENGAMLIGWSGDNGDPDNWLNVLFGCDSLQGNNFSKWCDKKFDDIVKQAKRTSDQSKRTELYKQAQHILKDAVPMTPIAHSTVFQPMRTNVQDFKISPFGLNSFYGVSVDK, encoded by the coding sequence ATGCTTAAACACGCGGTCATTCCGTTTTTAGTCGGCGCCAGCTTATTAGCCAGCGCACCCTTCGCCCAAGCGGCGGCTAACCTGGTGTTCTGCTCCGAGGGCAGCCCGGCCGGTTTCGACCCGGGTCAATACACCACCGGAACCGACTTCGACGCCTCAGCCGAAACCATCTTCAACCGTCTGACCCAGTTCGAGCGTGGCGGTACCGCCGTGATCCCGGGCCTGGCGACCAAGTGGGACATTTCCGAAGATGGCCTGACCTACACCTTCCACCTGCGTGAAGGCGTCAAGTTCCATACGACCCCGTACTTCAAGCCGACCCGTACCTTCAACGCCGATGACGTGCTGTTCACCTTCAACCGCATGATCAGCAAGGACGATCCGTTCCGTAAGGCGTACCCGACCGAATTCCCGTACTTCACCGACATGGGCATGGACACCAACATCGCCAAGGTCGAGAAGCTGGACGACAAGACCGTCAGGTTCACCCTCAATGCCGTCGACGCTGCGTTCATCCAGAACATGGCCATGCACTTCGCCTCCATCCAGTCGGCCGAATACGCCGCTCAGCTGCTCAAGGAAGGCAAGCCCGCCGACATCAACCAGAAGCCCATCGGCACTGGTCCGTTCGTCTTCAAGAGCTACCAGAAAGACTCGAACATCCGCTTCACCGGCAACAAGGAATACTGGAACCCGGATGACGTGAAGATCGACAACCTGATCTTCGCCATCACCACCGACCCGTCGGTGCGTATCCAGAAGCTGAAGAAAAACGAATGCCAGGTCACCCTCTTCCCGCGTCCGGCCGATCTCAAGGCCATCCGCGAAGACAAGAACTTGAAGATGCCGGACCAACCGGGCTTCAACCTGGGCTACATCGCCTACAACGTGATGGACAAGATCAAGGGCAGCGACCAGCCCAACCCGATGGCCCAGCTGAAGGTGCGCCAGGCACTGGACATGGCCGTCAACAAGCAGCAGATCATCGATTCGGTGTACCAGGGCGCCGGCCAACTGGCCGTCAATGCCATGCCGCCTACCCAGTGGTCCTACGACACCACCATCAAGGATGCGCAGTACAACCCCGAGAAAGCCAAGGAACTGCTCAAGGAAGCGGGCATCAAGGAAGGCACCGAGATCACCCTGTGGGCGATGCCGGTCCAGCGCCCCTACAACCCGAACGCCAAGCTGATGGCCGAAATGCTGCAGTCCGACTGGGCCAAGATCGGCATCAAGGCCAAGATCGTGACCTACGAGTGGGGCGAGTACATCAAGCGTTCCAAGGGCGGCGAGAACGGCGCGATGCTGATCGGCTGGAGTGGCGACAACGGTGACCCGGACAACTGGCTCAACGTGCTGTTCGGTTGCGACTCGCTGCAGGGCAACAACTTCTCCAAGTGGTGCGACAAGAAGTTCGACGACATCGTCAAGCAGGCCAAGCGCACTTCGGACCAGTCCAAGCGCACCGAGCTGTACAAACAGGCACAACACATCCTCAAGGATGCGGTGCCGATGACACCTATCGCTCACTCGACGGTGTTCCAACCCATGCGCACCAATGTGCAGGACTTCAAGATCAGCCCGTTTGGCTTGAACTCCTTCTACGGTGTCAGCGTCGACAAATAA
- a CDS encoding ATP-binding protein — translation MLVPLQMTSASRQNLWRLTFIRILVLAAQAGSVGLAYWFDLLPLPWLQLGITLACSMGLCVLTVIRLRTSWPVTELEYAVQLAFDLFIHSALLYFSGGSTNPFVSYYLVPLTIAAVTLPWRYSLILSGIALALYTLLLARFYPLETFPIARENLQIYGMWLSFALAAAVITFFAARMAEELRRQEELRAIRREEGLRDEQLLAVATQAAGAAHELGTPLATMSVLLKEMRQDHPDPALQDDLGVLQDQVKLCKETLQYLVRAAEANRRLDIDMQAVTFWLDEALNRWHLMRPEASYRLQHLGKGVVPRMAPPPDLTQALLNLLNNAADACPDNLEVALDWNAYEMTICIRDHGAGVPLAIAEQIGKPFFTTKGKGLGLGLFLSKASVTRAGGSVKLYPHEGGGTLTELRLPRADRGDEHE, via the coding sequence ATGCTCGTCCCTTTGCAAATGACTTCCGCCTCTCGCCAGAACCTCTGGCGCCTGACGTTCATCCGGATCCTGGTCCTGGCCGCCCAGGCCGGCTCGGTAGGGCTTGCCTACTGGTTCGACCTGCTGCCGTTGCCCTGGCTGCAACTGGGGATCACCCTGGCCTGTTCCATGGGGCTGTGCGTGTTGACGGTCATCCGCCTGCGCACGTCCTGGCCGGTGACCGAGTTGGAATACGCGGTGCAACTGGCCTTCGACTTGTTTATCCACAGTGCGCTGCTCTACTTCTCCGGCGGTTCCACCAACCCGTTCGTGTCCTATTACCTGGTGCCGCTGACCATCGCCGCGGTGACCCTGCCGTGGCGTTATTCGCTGATTCTCTCCGGCATCGCCCTGGCGCTGTACACCTTGCTGCTGGCGCGCTTCTATCCGTTGGAAACCTTCCCCATCGCCCGGGAAAACCTGCAGATCTATGGCATGTGGCTGAGTTTCGCCCTGGCCGCGGCGGTCATCACGTTTTTTGCCGCGCGCATGGCCGAGGAACTGCGCCGTCAGGAAGAGCTGCGGGCCATTCGTCGTGAGGAAGGCCTGCGGGACGAACAACTGCTGGCCGTGGCCACCCAGGCGGCTGGCGCTGCCCATGAGCTGGGAACACCGCTGGCGACCATGAGCGTGTTGCTCAAGGAAATGCGCCAGGACCATCCCGACCCGGCCCTGCAGGACGACCTCGGCGTGCTGCAGGACCAGGTCAAGCTCTGCAAGGAAACCCTGCAGTACCTGGTGCGCGCCGCCGAGGCGAACCGCCGGTTGGACATCGACATGCAGGCGGTGACTTTCTGGCTCGACGAGGCCCTGAACCGCTGGCACCTGATGCGCCCGGAAGCCAGTTATCGCTTGCAACACCTGGGCAAGGGCGTGGTACCGCGCATGGCGCCGCCGCCGGACCTGACCCAGGCGTTGCTGAACCTGTTGAACAATGCCGCCGATGCCTGTCCCGACAACCTGGAAGTGGCGCTGGACTGGAACGCCTACGAGATGACCATCTGCATCCGCGACCACGGCGCCGGCGTGCCGCTGGCGATTGCCGAACAGATCGGCAAGCCATTCTTTACCACCAAGGGCAAAGGTTTGGGCCTGGGCCTGTTTTTGAGCAAAGCCAGCGTGACACGCGCCGGCGGCTCGGTGAAACTCTACCCCCATGAGGGAGGCGGCACGCTCACCGAGCTGCGCCTGCCCCGTGCCGACCGAGGAGACGAACATGAGTGA
- a CDS encoding Txe/YoeB family addiction module toxin, with protein MSAKQKQKNKANARENVVIAFVPDGWEDYQYWDANDPTKHATVDELIEACLRDPFKGVGRPEPLKGDLTGYWSRRIDKEHRFVYAYENDTLTVISCRFHYTK; from the coding sequence ATGTCGGCAAAACAGAAACAGAAGAACAAAGCTAACGCCCGCGAGAACGTGGTAATTGCATTTGTGCCAGACGGTTGGGAAGACTACCAATACTGGGACGCAAACGATCCAACCAAACACGCGACGGTAGATGAGCTTATCGAGGCCTGTCTTCGCGACCCCTTCAAGGGGGTTGGTCGACCTGAACCGTTGAAAGGGGATTTAACGGGCTATTGGTCACGCCGTATCGACAAAGAGCATCGCTTTGTCTACGCCTATGAGAATGACACGCTGACAGTCATTTCATGTCGCTTCCACTACACGAAGTAA
- a CDS encoding ABC transporter ATP-binding protein/permease, producing MNQNAEYSAVNDAVRGQFFRRVWQMTTPYWRSEEKGKAWTLLIAVIALSLFSVAISVWVNSWYKDFYNALQEKNDTAFWQLILYFCGIAAVAILGAVYRLYLTQMLTIRWRAWLTEQHFARWLNNKNYYRLEQGGYTDNPDQRISEDLNSFTTNTLGLGLGLLRTVVSLVSFSIILWGVSGSIEVFGYTIPGYMFWCALVYAAVGSWLTHLIGRRLIGLNNNQQRFEADLRFSMVRVRENAESIALYNGEPNENRRLSGRFGLVWHNFWDIMRVSKRLTFFTSGYGQIAIIFPFMVAAPRYFAGKIQLGELMQINSAFGNVQENFSWFIDAYAQLAEWRATCDRLLSFRQAMSDNEERVPAIEVENQGSLLKVENLGLDVADGRHLLSNAAMTVEPGERVMLSGRSGSGKSTLFRAMGHLWPTGHGRILLPAARYLFLPQKPYLPIGSLREVLSYPQPGDVYPNERYAQVLETCRLPHLVSRLDESNHWQRMLSPGEQQRLAFARALLYAPLWLYMDEATSAMDEEDEATLYQALIDQLPGLSIVSVGHRSSLKRFHPRQVRIENGQLVEHTVTA from the coding sequence ATGAATCAGAACGCTGAATATTCCGCGGTCAACGATGCGGTGCGCGGGCAGTTTTTCCGTCGTGTCTGGCAAATGACCACTCCGTACTGGCGTAGCGAGGAGAAGGGGAAGGCCTGGACGCTGCTGATCGCCGTCATCGCGCTGTCGCTGTTCAGCGTGGCGATCTCGGTGTGGGTCAACAGTTGGTACAAGGATTTCTACAATGCCCTGCAAGAGAAGAACGACACGGCATTCTGGCAACTGATCCTGTATTTCTGCGGCATTGCCGCCGTGGCGATCCTGGGGGCGGTATACCGGCTGTACCTGACGCAGATGCTCACCATCCGTTGGCGGGCCTGGCTCACCGAACAGCATTTCGCCCGCTGGCTGAACAACAAGAATTACTACCGACTGGAGCAGGGCGGCTATACCGACAACCCGGACCAGCGGATTTCCGAAGACCTCAACAGTTTCACCACCAACACCCTGGGCCTGGGGTTGGGCCTGCTGCGCACCGTGGTCAGCCTGGTGTCGTTCTCGATCATTTTGTGGGGCGTGTCGGGCAGCATCGAAGTGTTCGGCTACACCATCCCTGGCTACATGTTCTGGTGCGCCCTGGTGTATGCCGCGGTGGGCAGCTGGCTGACGCACCTGATCGGTCGCCGGCTGATCGGCTTGAACAACAACCAGCAACGCTTCGAGGCGGACCTGCGTTTTTCCATGGTGCGGGTGCGCGAAAACGCCGAGAGCATTGCGCTCTATAACGGCGAGCCCAACGAGAACCGACGCCTGAGCGGGCGTTTCGGCCTGGTCTGGCATAACTTCTGGGACATCATGCGGGTGTCCAAGCGGCTGACCTTCTTCACTTCCGGCTATGGCCAGATCGCGATCATCTTCCCATTCATGGTTGCTGCACCGCGTTACTTCGCCGGCAAGATCCAACTGGGCGAGCTCATGCAGATCAACTCGGCGTTCGGCAATGTGCAGGAGAATTTCAGCTGGTTCATCGATGCCTACGCCCAGCTCGCCGAGTGGCGCGCCACGTGCGATCGTCTGCTGAGCTTCCGCCAGGCCATGAGCGACAACGAAGAGCGGGTGCCGGCCATCGAAGTGGAGAACCAGGGCAGCCTGCTGAAGGTGGAGAACCTGGGGCTGGATGTGGCCGACGGTCGGCATCTGCTCAGCAACGCCGCCATGACCGTCGAACCCGGCGAGCGGGTGATGCTCAGCGGCCGCTCCGGGAGCGGTAAATCCACGCTGTTCCGGGCGATGGGACACCTGTGGCCCACCGGGCACGGGCGCATCCTGCTGCCGGCGGCGCGTTACCTGTTCCTGCCGCAGAAACCCTATCTGCCGATCGGCAGCCTGCGCGAAGTGCTCAGTTATCCACAGCCCGGGGATGTATACCCCAACGAGCGTTATGCACAGGTGCTGGAAACCTGTCGTCTGCCACACCTGGTTTCTCGACTGGACGAAAGCAATCACTGGCAGCGCATGCTCTCGCCGGGTGAACAGCAGCGTCTGGCCTTTGCCCGGGCATTGCTCTATGCCCCGCTGTGGTTGTACATGGACGAGGCCACGTCGGCCATGGACGAGGAAGACGAAGCGACGCTGTACCAGGCGCTCATCGATCAGTTGCCGGGATTGAGCATTGTCAGCGTCGGCCACCGAAGCAGTTTGAAACGTTTCCACCCACGACAGGTGCGCATCGAAAATGGCCAACTGGTGGAGCACACCGTGACCGCTTGA
- a CDS encoding response regulator transcription factor produces MSDEIQVDGEELPHLLLVDDDATFTRVMARAMSRRGFRVSTAGSAEEGLAIAQADLPDYAALDLKMDGDSGLVLLPKLLELDPEMRVVILTGYSSIATAVEAIKRGACNYLCKPADADDVLAALLSEHADLDTLVPENPMSVDRLQWEHIQRVLTEHEGNISATARALGMHRRTLQRKLQKRPVRR; encoded by the coding sequence ATGAGTGACGAGATCCAAGTCGACGGCGAAGAGCTGCCGCACCTGTTGCTGGTTGATGATGACGCCACGTTCACCCGCGTCATGGCCCGCGCCATGTCCCGTCGCGGGTTTCGCGTCAGCACCGCCGGTTCCGCTGAAGAAGGCCTGGCCATCGCCCAGGCCGACCTGCCGGACTATGCGGCCCTGGACCTGAAGATGGACGGCGACTCGGGCCTGGTGCTGCTGCCCAAGCTGCTGGAGCTGGACCCGGAAATGCGCGTGGTGATCCTCACCGGCTATTCGAGCATCGCCACGGCGGTCGAAGCCATCAAGCGCGGCGCCTGCAACTACCTGTGCAAGCCGGCGGACGCCGATGACGTGCTGGCCGCGCTGCTGTCCGAGCATGCCGACCTCGACACCCTGGTGCCGGAAAACCCGATGTCGGTGGATCGCCTGCAATGGGAGCACATCCAGCGGGTGCTGACCGAGCACGAAGGCAATATCTCCGCCACCGCTCGCGCCCTGGGCATGCACCGGCGCACCTTGCAGCGCAAATTGCAGAAGCGTCCGGTGCGCCGCTGA
- a CDS encoding ABC transporter substrate-binding protein, which yields MRHTLVLSALLSTGLLATTSAALAANGSLVFCSEGSPAGFDTAQYTTATDNDAAEPLYNRLAEFEKGATNVVPGLATSWDISEDGLKYTFHLREGVKFHTTDYFTPTRDFNADDVVFTFTRMLDPQHPFRKAYPTEFPYFNGMSLNKNIAKVEKTGPLTVVMTLNSVDAAFIQNIAMSFASILSAEYADQLLKNGKPSDINQKPIGTGPFEFKSYQKDSNIRYVANKQYWAPERVKLNNLIFSINTDASVRVQKLKANECQVTLHPRPADVPALKNDPKLQLIERPGFNLGYIAYNTRHKPFDQVEVRRALDMAVNKQGILNAVYQGAGQLAQNAMPPTQWSYDDTIKDAPYNPEKAKELLKAAGVKEGTEITLWAMPVQRPYNPNAKLMAEMLQADWAKIGLKVKIVSYEWGEYIKRTKNGEHDISLIGWTGDNGDPDNWLGTLYSCDAIGGNNYSMWCDQDYDKLIKQAKVVTDRDQRTVLYKQAQQLLKQQVPITPVAHSTVNQPLSAKVEGFKVSPFGRNVFSGVSLAP from the coding sequence ATGCGCCATACCCTGGTTTTATCCGCATTGCTGAGTACCGGCCTGCTGGCCACGACATCCGCGGCCCTGGCCGCCAACGGCAGCCTGGTGTTCTGCTCCGAAGGCAGTCCCGCCGGCTTCGACACGGCGCAATACACCACCGCCACCGACAACGATGCCGCCGAACCGCTGTACAACCGCCTGGCCGAGTTTGAAAAGGGCGCGACCAATGTCGTCCCAGGCCTGGCGACGAGCTGGGACATTTCCGAAGACGGCTTGAAATACACCTTCCACCTGCGCGAAGGCGTGAAATTCCATACCACCGACTACTTCACCCCGACCCGGGATTTCAACGCCGACGACGTGGTGTTCACCTTCACCCGCATGCTCGATCCGCAGCATCCGTTCCGCAAGGCCTACCCCACCGAGTTCCCCTATTTCAACGGCATGAGCCTGAACAAGAACATCGCCAAGGTGGAAAAGACCGGGCCGTTGACGGTGGTCATGACCCTCAACAGCGTGGACGCCGCGTTCATCCAGAACATCGCCATGAGCTTCGCCTCGATCCTGTCGGCCGAGTACGCCGACCAGTTGCTCAAGAACGGCAAGCCGAGCGACATCAACCAGAAACCCATCGGCACCGGGCCTTTCGAGTTCAAGAGCTACCAGAAGGATTCCAACATCCGCTACGTGGCCAACAAGCAGTACTGGGCGCCGGAGCGGGTCAAGCTGAACAACCTGATCTTCTCCATCAACACCGACGCTTCGGTGCGGGTGCAGAAGCTCAAGGCCAACGAATGCCAGGTCACCCTGCATCCGCGCCCGGCCGACGTGCCGGCGCTGAAGAACGACCCCAAGCTGCAGTTGATCGAACGACCCGGCTTCAACCTTGGCTATATCGCCTACAACACTCGCCACAAACCGTTCGACCAGGTCGAAGTACGCCGGGCACTGGACATGGCGGTGAACAAGCAGGGCATCCTCAATGCCGTGTACCAGGGCGCGGGGCAACTGGCACAGAACGCCATGCCACCGACCCAGTGGTCCTACGACGACACCATCAAGGACGCGCCCTACAACCCGGAAAAAGCCAAGGAGCTGCTCAAGGCCGCCGGGGTCAAGGAAGGCACCGAAATCACCCTGTGGGCCATGCCCGTGCAGCGCCCCTACAACCCCAACGCCAAGCTGATGGCCGAGATGCTCCAGGCCGACTGGGCGAAGATCGGCTTGAAAGTGAAGATCGTCAGCTACGAATGGGGCGAGTACATCAAGCGCACCAAGAACGGCGAACACGACATCAGCCTGATCGGCTGGACGGGCGACAACGGGGACCCGGACAATTGGCTCGGCACGCTGTACAGCTGTGATGCCATCGGTGGCAACAACTACTCCATGTGGTGCGACCAGGACTACGACAAGCTGATCAAGCAGGCCAAGGTCGTCACCGACCGCGACCAGCGCACCGTGCTCTACAAACAGGCCCAGCAGTTGCTCAAGCAGCAAGTGCCGATCACCCCTGTCGCTCACTCGACGGTCAACCAGCCGTTGAGCGCCAAAGTCGAAGGATTCAAGGTCAGCCCCTTCGGACGCAACGTGTTCTCCGGCGTCAGCCTGGCGCCATAA